The following are from one region of the Pirellulales bacterium genome:
- a CDS encoding DUF5658 family protein, giving the protein MDRAGSEERRTASDRRGAPTSVWDATFFRGERRHIRRACDRLQRHIVDRFSLATILPILVLLACALVDGFLTLELIEAGYHEANPVMHALLAWGPVHFLIGKYVLAAAGLPLLVLFGTHSRIRHLVPILAALYALLIAYQVVLLRQLQ; this is encoded by the coding sequence ATGGATCGCGCTGGGTCAGAAGAGCGGCGGACCGCGTCCGATCGACGAGGAGCGCCGACGAGCGTCTGGGATGCGACGTTCTTTCGCGGCGAACGCCGTCACATCCGACGCGCCTGCGACCGATTGCAGCGGCACATCGTCGACCGGTTTTCTCTCGCGACCATATTGCCAATCCTGGTGCTGCTGGCCTGCGCACTGGTCGATGGGTTTCTGACGCTCGAGCTGATCGAAGCTGGCTATCATGAAGCCAATCCTGTAATGCATGCGCTACTCGCCTGGGGGCCCGTGCATTTCTTGATCGGCAAATATGTGCTGGCCGCCGCTGGCCTGCCGCTGTTGGTGCTGTTCGGCACGCATTCGCGGATCCGCCACCTGGTGCCGATATTGGCCGCGCTGTACGCGCTATTGATCGCGTATCAAGTGGTCCTGCTGAGACAGTTGCAGTAG
- a CDS encoding PilZ domain-containing protein, which translates to MNERRRFERVPFFCDVSLTALPDGPTFEAHSFDISLAGVGLAAPRALAPGCMVTLSFTLRDGSGKETVNKVSGRVARCDADADVNRLGVEFLEPLSASASPQLMRRIMKI; encoded by the coding sequence ATGAACGAACGAAGACGTTTTGAAAGAGTGCCGTTCTTTTGCGATGTGTCGCTGACGGCATTGCCGGACGGTCCGACCTTCGAGGCGCACTCGTTCGACATCAGCCTGGCGGGCGTGGGGCTGGCCGCACCGCGGGCCCTGGCGCCAGGGTGCATGGTGACGTTGTCTTTCACGCTTCGCGATGGGTCGGGAAAAGAAACCGTGAACAAAGTCAGTGGCCGGGTCGCTCGTTGCGACGCAGACGCCGATGTCAATCGCTTGGGGGTGGAGTTTCTGGAACCCCTCAGTGCCTCGGCCAGCCCGCAACTGATGCGCCGCATCATGAAGATCTAG
- a CDS encoding ATPase, T2SS/T4P/T4SS family: protein MPIAELNDSLPTVVQLLLDKGLLSPEQSEELRNAQPGEGGTVETLLVEKGLATEQDVAEVYSEYLGAPIFALPEDVTTIDRTVARQLPEKLCRDQMIAPIAVDAETIEVAFVNPDGLLIVDEIEFLTGLVVRPVITARTALETLIEIYFSANSTHKAKKRTIKHDAAPGKQAAKLGRPMAPDEVDDDEDEFADDEEVLNLDQSLPPGPEGRVIQIVNDILEQALKQGASDIHIEPFEETCRVRIRVDGVLHELISPPQSVYLPVVSRFKILAKMDIAEKRVPQDGAIGLRTAEKRIDLRVSTVPTVWGEKIVMRILDKAAIPVQLTGLGFDERQSKDLTESIESPHGLMLVTGPTGSGKSTTLYACLNFRNQPDVNICTVEDPVEYKFDGMNQIQVKSQVGLTFASVLRALLRQDPDVIMVGEVRDQETAQICLRAALTGHFVLSTIHTNDSLSAVSRLQDMGIEPFLLAATLRVLEAQRLIRRLCKDCKQPDECDEATSRLYGFDSGHEIFRAKGCDKCRGTGYRGRVGVFEVVRITSNMGELIQKRTPLPELREAARGEGMKMLGDSALDKARQGITSLEEALSIAMAKE, encoded by the coding sequence ATGCCCATAGCAGAACTTAATGACTCCTTGCCCACAGTCGTGCAGTTGTTGCTCGACAAGGGATTGCTCAGCCCGGAGCAGTCGGAGGAATTGCGCAACGCTCAGCCCGGCGAAGGGGGGACCGTCGAAACGTTGCTGGTCGAGAAGGGGCTGGCCACAGAGCAAGACGTGGCCGAGGTCTATTCCGAATACCTGGGCGCGCCGATCTTCGCGCTGCCGGAAGACGTGACGACGATCGATCGCACCGTGGCGCGGCAGCTGCCCGAGAAGCTGTGCCGCGACCAAATGATCGCGCCGATCGCGGTCGACGCGGAAACGATCGAGGTCGCCTTCGTCAATCCCGACGGTCTATTGATCGTCGACGAGATCGAGTTTCTGACGGGTCTGGTGGTGAGGCCGGTGATAACCGCGCGCACGGCGCTCGAGACGCTGATCGAGATTTACTTCTCAGCGAACAGTACGCACAAGGCGAAGAAGCGAACGATCAAGCATGACGCGGCGCCGGGCAAGCAGGCGGCCAAGCTCGGCCGGCCGATGGCGCCTGACGAGGTCGACGACGATGAGGATGAGTTTGCGGATGACGAAGAGGTCCTGAACCTGGATCAGTCTCTGCCGCCTGGCCCCGAGGGTCGCGTGATCCAGATCGTCAACGACATTCTCGAACAGGCGTTGAAACAGGGGGCCAGCGATATCCATATCGAGCCGTTCGAGGAAACGTGCCGCGTCCGCATCCGGGTCGACGGCGTGCTGCACGAATTGATTTCCCCGCCGCAGTCGGTCTATTTGCCAGTCGTTTCGCGTTTCAAGATTCTTGCCAAGATGGACATCGCCGAAAAGCGGGTTCCTCAAGACGGCGCCATCGGTCTGAGAACGGCGGAGAAGCGCATCGACTTGCGCGTCAGCACGGTGCCAACCGTGTGGGGCGAGAAGATCGTCATGCGTATTTTGGACAAAGCCGCCATTCCAGTGCAGCTTACCGGGCTGGGATTCGACGAGCGCCAATCCAAAGACCTGACCGAGTCGATCGAGTCGCCGCACGGCTTGATGCTGGTAACCGGTCCGACCGGTAGCGGGAAAAGCACCACGCTCTACGCCTGCCTGAACTTTCGCAACCAGCCCGACGTTAACATCTGCACGGTCGAAGATCCGGTCGAATACAAGTTCGACGGCATGAACCAAATCCAGGTGAAATCGCAGGTCGGCCTGACGTTTGCCAGCGTGCTACGCGCTCTGTTGCGGCAAGATCCCGACGTGATCATGGTCGGCGAGGTGCGCGATCAGGAAACGGCGCAAATTTGTCTGCGGGCCGCGCTGACCGGGCACTTCGTGCTGTCGACGATTCATACCAACGATTCGTTGTCGGCCGTCAGTCGTTTGCAAGACATGGGCATCGAACCGTTTCTGCTGGCCGCCACGCTGCGCGTGCTGGAAGCACAGCGATTGATTCGTCGGCTGTGCAAGGACTGCAAACAGCCTGACGAGTGCGATGAAGCGACCAGCCGCCTGTATGGATTCGACTCAGGACACGAAATCTTTCGCGCCAAAGGTTGCGACAAGTGCCGCGGTACAGGCTACCGCGGCCGCGTGGGCGTTTTCGAGGTGGTCCGCATCACCAGCAACATGGGCGAATTGATTCAAAAGCGCACGCCCCTGCCCGAGCTGCGCGAAGCCGCGCGCGGCGAAGGGATGAAGATGCTGGGGGACAGCGCATTGGACAAAGCGCGCCAAGGAATAACAAGCCTGGAAGAAGCCCTCTCGATCGCGATGGCCAAGGAATGA
- a CDS encoding type II secretion system F family protein → MAFEDWFIARARVSSKPHKKIKLDDKMTFFQQLSTLVNSGTPLMQAIRISAEQNPSLKMRQVLEEIASSIAAGSTLNAAAERHGEVFEHHWIGVIRTGEITGQMGSVLLELNKQIRESRDTRKKVVGSLMYPMILIGVAITAVTVLLWLVVPTFAKMFSDMGAELPGMTQFVVDASGFIVAYGLYIVLAVGAAIFGIRQYLKTEQGRRQFLGVGLGLPMVGELIVQMAMYRFASNIALLLKSGIPMLETMSVLSGVFHANPIYRDGLDRARARVAGGRPLAVALEETGLFTSMITDMVRIGEESGQLFQVMDQLAPFYKEKMEGLISKVTKLLEPIIIAGMGVTIAALMLSIYMPMFEMAGKVH, encoded by the coding sequence ATGGCATTTGAAGATTGGTTTATCGCCCGAGCGCGAGTGTCGAGCAAACCGCACAAAAAGATCAAGCTCGACGACAAGATGACGTTCTTTCAGCAGCTTTCCACGCTGGTCAATTCCGGCACGCCGCTGATGCAGGCTATTCGCATCTCGGCCGAGCAAAATCCCAGCTTGAAAATGCGGCAGGTTCTGGAGGAGATCGCCTCGAGCATTGCCGCCGGCAGCACGCTCAATGCCGCGGCCGAGCGCCACGGCGAGGTTTTCGAGCACCATTGGATCGGCGTGATTCGCACCGGCGAGATCACGGGTCAAATGGGTTCGGTGTTGTTGGAGTTGAACAAGCAGATTCGCGAATCGCGCGACACGCGCAAGAAGGTCGTCGGCTCGCTGATGTATCCGATGATCCTCATCGGCGTTGCCATCACCGCTGTGACCGTGCTGTTGTGGCTGGTCGTGCCGACGTTCGCCAAGATGTTTTCCGACATGGGGGCCGAGCTGCCCGGCATGACGCAATTCGTCGTCGACGCGTCGGGCTTTATCGTGGCTTACGGCCTGTACATCGTGCTGGCCGTCGGCGCCGCGATCTTTGGCATCCGGCAATATCTGAAAACCGAACAAGGACGCCGCCAGTTTTTGGGAGTGGGGTTAGGGCTGCCCATGGTCGGCGAATTGATCGTGCAAATGGCGATGTACCGCTTTGCCTCGAACATTGCCTTGCTGCTGAAAAGCGGCATTCCCATGTTAGAGACCATGTCGGTGCTGTCGGGAGTATTTCACGCCAACCCGATCTATCGCGACGGATTGGACCGGGCCCGGGCGCGCGTCGCCGGCGGTCGGCCGTTGGCCGTGGCGCTGGAAGAAACCGGCCTGTTCACCTCGATGATCACCGACATGGTGCGGATCGGCGAAGAATCAGGGCAACTCTTTCAAGTTATGGATCAGCTGGCTCCATTCTACAAGGAAAAGATGGAAGGTTTGATTTCCAAGGTCACCAAGCTGCTGGAGCCGATCATCATTGCCGGAATGGGTGTCACGATTGCCGCGCTGATGCTGTCGATTTACATGCCGATGTTCGAAATGGCCGGCAAGGTGCACTAA
- a CDS encoding type IV pilin protein, which yields MRDGFTIQRRCRRLGVQPRRGISLIEIVMVTVIIGILASLTVPSFHQALEQSRADIASANLRAIWSAQRLYWLENRTYAVDLATLQSLDLLDSSISDQNFYTYEVDYATSTTFSASAMRVANQTWNGAFCIDQSGSMSGVLSGSGVTNIVLSY from the coding sequence ATGCGAGATGGTTTCACAATCCAACGGCGCTGCCGGCGACTTGGCGTACAGCCACGGCGGGGCATCTCGCTGATCGAGATCGTGATGGTCACGGTGATCATCGGCATCCTGGCCTCGTTGACGGTCCCCTCGTTTCATCAGGCGTTGGAACAATCGCGGGCCGATATTGCGTCCGCCAATCTGCGCGCCATTTGGTCGGCGCAGCGGCTGTATTGGCTTGAGAATCGCACTTATGCGGTCGATCTGGCAACCTTGCAATCGCTGGACCTGCTTGATTCTTCCATTTCCGATCAGAACTTTTACACCTACGAAGTCGATTACGCTACTTCGACAACGTTCTCGGCCTCTGCGATGCGCGTGGCGAACCAGACCTGGAATGGCGCCTTCTGCATCGATCAGAGTGGATCGATGTCCGGCGTCCTGTCGGGTTCCGGGGTGACGAATATTGTTCTCAGCTATTAA
- the pilO gene encoding type 4a pilus biogenesis protein PilO encodes MSVSPRKRRPSDKKKSGRRIQNANQLRVLLTGAVLAVAYMGIYGPLSAQIDKSRENLAVERKRLDVVRDIDKLREQYKSFKDRLPAKSDTNEWVQYVLGGVRKFPLKLLTLDPDKVRDVGPYKAVVLRIDLEGALRDINDFLKWLETNDRFIRIDSVSIQPVRNGKGMLMVSLTVVGIMG; translated from the coding sequence GTGAGCGTTTCCCCGCGCAAGCGTCGTCCTTCGGACAAAAAGAAGAGCGGCCGCCGCATCCAGAATGCCAACCAGTTGCGCGTGCTGTTAACCGGTGCCGTACTGGCCGTGGCCTATATGGGAATTTACGGACCGCTGAGCGCCCAGATCGACAAGAGCCGCGAGAACCTGGCCGTGGAACGAAAGCGGCTCGACGTCGTCCGCGATATCGACAAGCTGCGCGAACAATATAAGAGCTTCAAGGATCGTTTGCCGGCCAAGTCAGACACCAACGAATGGGTTCAATACGTGCTGGGTGGCGTGCGCAAGTTTCCCTTGAAGCTGCTGACGCTCGACCCCGACAAGGTGCGTGATGTCGGCCCCTACAAGGCCGTGGTTCTGCGAATCGATCTGGAAGGGGCCTTGCGCGACATCAACGACTTCTTGAAGTGGCTGGAAACCAACGACCGTTTCATCCGGATCGACTCGGTCAGCATTCAACCCGTCCGTAACGGAAAGGGAATGCTGATGGTGAGTCTGACCGTGGTGGGGATCATGGGTTGA
- a CDS encoding prepilin-type N-terminal cleavage/methylation domain-containing protein: MNRNTASATIAASARRHQPHARWCRARRWRSQAGFSMVEVQVALVLFGIALAGLGPYMVMYTKQLRNLQQRFSPQSVYYLVPTADIWTRKLGAAAALADQDPGTILPADTQTLTQNTVQIQSLERSLTNQTITAFITIQTTQP; encoded by the coding sequence ATGAATCGCAACACAGCATCTGCGACGATTGCCGCCAGCGCGCGACGGCACCAGCCGCACGCGCGATGGTGCCGCGCGCGCCGGTGGCGCAGTCAGGCCGGCTTCTCGATGGTCGAGGTCCAGGTGGCTCTGGTGCTGTTTGGCATTGCGCTGGCTGGGCTGGGCCCGTACATGGTTATGTATACGAAGCAGTTGAGAAATCTGCAGCAAAGATTTAGTCCACAGTCGGTCTACTACCTTGTTCCCACGGCCGATATTTGGACGCGCAAGCTGGGCGCGGCCGCGGCGCTGGCCGACCAGGATCCGGGAACGATACTGCCGGCCGACACGCAAACCCTGACCCAAAATACCGTGCAGATTCAGTCTCTCGAACGGTCGCTGACCAACCAGACCATCACAGCCTTCATCACGATACAAACGACGCAGCCATGA